A portion of the Epinephelus moara isolate mb chromosome 4, YSFRI_EMoa_1.0, whole genome shotgun sequence genome contains these proteins:
- the LOC126388522 gene encoding protocadherin gamma-C5-like, whose translation MTKRMGYRDWRWQALWWHHFFLLWSTIHGQTRYSIPEELKQGSVVGNLAKDLGLGLSEIFDRKLRVSSEAGEQYFSVDAGKGELVVNDRIDREALCGQSASCVLPLQVVLENPLSLHRIEVEIKDINDNSPSFHTKELSLKISESAAVGTRFPLESAEDSDVGSNSVKSYMLTKNDCFTLKMKEVEDGKTVPELVLEKPIDREKKAVHQLLLTALDGGNPVMSGTSQITITVLDVNDNFPVFDKNLYKATLLENTAKDTFVIKITATDTDEGKNGEVEFSFGSRTPDSVLSVFEINSLTGEIHLKGDLDYERASSYKIEITAKDKGVPRMEGHCRLQIDVVDVNDNTPEIVLTSEPKPVREDSPSGTVVALLNARDADSGNNSKVTLRLPRGSPFTLKPSFSNNYALVTSGALDREHFSEYNIEITATDSGSPPLSSKKIIPVSITDVNDNPPIFTQSSYNVYLKENGVPGSILYSVSASDLDFGENAKISYSILDSKVQDVSVSSYVYINSDNGSIYSMHSFDYEKLKVFQIQVQAKDQGSPSLSSNATVHVFILDQNDNAPAVIYPSSAMGSLSHQRMPRSAKAGHLVTKVTAVDADSGHNAWISYKVAEATDASLFTVNLYTGEVRTKRAVSEQDDSSQRLLIEIKDDGEPVQSATVTVSIQLEDGLHEPILDLRQKAAEPSKKTGRITLYLILSLASVSVLSLVTFLILAVKCMRNSRSSGTCCMRRSDCDDYKNPNRNLQIQLNTDGPIKYVEVLGGDMLSQSQSFRSCMSPMSEYSDFTLIKPSSTTDFKEVISVLDASLPDSTWTFESQQVS comes from the coding sequence ATGACAAAGAGAATGGGATACCGAGACTGGAGATGGCAGGCGCTTTGGTGGCATCATTTCTTTCTCTTGTGGAGTACGATACACGGACAGACTCGTTACAGCATCCCGGAGGAACTGAAACAGGGCTCTGTGGTAGGAAATCTAGCCAAAGATCTGGGTTTGGGATTGTCTGAGATTTTTGACCGTAAACTGCGTGTCTCCTCTGAGGCTGGTGAGCAGTATTTCAGTGTGGATGCGGGGAAGGGCGAGCTGGTGGTGAATGACAGAATAGACAGAGAAGCTTTATGTGGACAAAGCGCCAGCTGTGTGTTGCCTCTGCAGGTCGTCCTAGAGAATCCTCTTAGTTTACATCGGATTGAGGTAGAAATAAAAGATATCAATGACAATTCACCCAGTTTTCATACAAAAGAACTGTCTTTGAAAATTTCTGAATCGGCAGCAGTGGGAACTCGTTTTCCCTTGGAGAGTGCAGAAGATTCTGATGTTGGCAGTAACTCAGTTAAATCCTACATGTTGACTAAAAACGactgttttacattaaaaatgaagGAAGTTGAGGATGGCAAAACAGTCCCCGAGTTAGTACTGGAGAAGCCAATTGACCGAGAGAAGAAAGCAGTTCACCAGCTGCTACTGACTGCATTAGACGGAGGAAACCCAGTCATGTCTGGTACCTCACAGATTACAATCACAGTGCTTGATGTAAATGACAACTTTCCAGTTTTCGATAAAAATCTATATAAAGCGACTTTACTGGAGAATACTGCAAAAGATACATTTGTCATTAAAATTACAGCAACGGATACTGACGAGGGCAAAAACGGGGAGGTTGAATTCTCCTTTGGCTCGAGGACACCTGATTCCGTCTTATCAGTATTTgaaataaattcattaacaggggaaatacatttaaaaggagaTTTAGATTATGAAAGAGCCTCATCTTACAAAATTGAAATAACTGCAAAAGACAAGGGTGTTCCTCGAATGGAGGGTCATTGTCGTCTACAGATAGATGTTGTTGATGTTAATGATAACACTCCAGAAATTGTTCTCACCTCTGAACCGAAGCCAGTGCGCGAAGATTCACCAAGTGGCACAGTGGTGGCTTTGCTCAACGCACGTGACGCTGACTCTGGTAATAATAGTAAAGTGACATTAAGACTACCCAGAGGTTCTCCATTCACTTTAAAACCGTCATTTTCGAATAATTACGCACTAGTTACGAGTGGTGCTTTGGACAGAGAACACTTCTCAGAGTATAACATTGAGATAACAGCCACTGATTCaggctctcctcctctgtccagtAAGAAAATTATACCTGTCAGCATCACTGATGTGAATGATAACCCTCCTATATTCACTCAGTCCTCCtataatgtatatttaaaagAGAACGGGGTGCCAGGCTCTATACTGTACTCAGTATCAGCATCTGACCTGGATTTTGGTGAAAACGCCAAAATCTCTTACTCTATACTGGACTCTAAAGTGCAGGACGTGTCTGTCTCATCTTATGTTTACATTAACTCAGATAACGGCAGCATCTACAGCATGCACTCGTTTGACTATGAGAAACTCAAGGTGTTTCAGATTCAGGTTCAGGCAAAGGATCAGGGCTCTCCGTCTCTCAGCAGCAACGCCACTGTCCATGTTTTTATCCTGGACCAGAACGACAATGCCCCCGCTGTTATTTACCCCTCCTCCGCCATGGGCTCCCTCTCTCATCAGAGGATGCCCCGCTCCGCTAAAGCGGGTCACCTGGTTACCAAGGTGACGGCCGTGGACGCTGACTCGGGCCATAACGCCTGGATCTCCTACAAAGTGGCGGAGGCCACAGACGCCTCTCTCTTCACTGTCAATCTGTACACAGGGGAGGTGAGGACTAAACGCGCTGTGTCCGAGCAGGACGACTCCTCTCAGAGGCTGCTCATAGAGATCAAGGACGACGGGGAACCGGTCCAGTCCGCCACCGTCACGGTGTCCATCCAGCTGGAGGACGGCCTCCATGAGCCCATCTTAGACCTCCGACAGAAAGCGGCCGAGCCCAGCAAGAAAACTGGCAGAATCACCCTTTATTTGATTCTCTCTCTGGCCTCGGTGTCCGTGCTGTCTCTGGTGACTTTTCTCATCTTAGCGGTCAAATGCATGAGGAACAGCAGAAGCAGCGGTACTTGCTGCATGAGACGGAGCGACTGTGATGATTACAAGAACCCCAACAGAAACCTGCAGATTCAGCTCAACACTGATGGACCTATAAAGTACGTGGAGGTCCTGGGAGGAGACATGTTGTCTCAGAGTCAGTCCTTCAGGTCCTGTATGTCTCCAATGTCAGAGTACAGTGATTTCACTTTGATAAAGCCCAGCAGCACCACTGACTTTAAGGAGGTCATCAGTGTCCTGGATGCGTCTTTGCCCGACAGCACCTGGACCTTTGAGAGCCAGCAGGTGAGCTGA
- the LOC126388514 gene encoding protocadherin gamma-C5-like, whose translation MVTICFSITSMGNNGPGMTKTIGYRDWRWQALWWHHFFLLWSTIHGQTRYSIPEELKQGSVVGNLAKDLGLGLSEIFDRKLRVASEAGEQYFSVDAGKGELVVNDRIDREALCGQSASCVLTLQVVIDKPLQLHRVEVELQDINDNSPKFPSQDFILEISESTAAGARFPLEIAQDLDVGLNSVRSYTISKDDFFSLKIKDVSGGRKVPELVLSKSLDREKKARHQLQLTALDGGNPVKSGTSLITVNVLDINDHFPVFEKNIYKVSISENSVQGASILKLTARDIDEGPNGEVEYSFGTHIPDIVLSAFDIDSLTGEIRLIGKLDYETNANYEIDISARDKGTPRMEGHCTVHVEVLDVNDNAPNIYLTSQPNSVPEDAPSGTVVALISARDLDSGDNGKVTLQLPKGSPFNLKPSFSDNYALVTGAALDRESFSEYNIEITATDLGSPPLSTKKTIHVNVTDVNDNPPIFTQPSYNVYLKENGVPGSILYSVSASDLDFGENAKISYSILDSKVQDVSVSSYVYINSDNGSIYSMHSFDYEKLKVFQIQVQAKDQGSPSLSSNATVHVFILDQNDNAPAVIYPSSAMGSLSHQRMPRSAKAGHLVTKVTAVDADSGHNAWISYKVAEATDASLFTVNLYTGEVRTKRAVSEQDDSSQRLLIEIKDDGEPVQSATVTVSIQLEDGLHEPILDLRQKAAEPSKKTGRITLYLILSLASVSVLSLVTFLILAVKCMRNSRSSGTCCMRRSDCDDYKNPNRNLQIQLNTDGPIKYVEVLGGDMLSQSQSFRSCMSPMSEYSDFTLIKPSSTTDFKEVISVLDASLPDSTWTFESQQVS comes from the coding sequence ATGGTAACTATCTGCTTTTCGATTACCTCAATGGGAAATAACGGCCCGGGGATGACAAAGACAATAGGATACCGAGACTGGAGATGGCAGGCGCTTTGGTGGCATCATTTCTTTCTCTTGTGGAGTACAATACACGGACAGACTCGTTACAGCATCCCGGAGGAACTGAAACAGGGCTCTGTGGTAGGAAATCTAGCCAAAGATCTGGGTTTGGGATTGTCTGAGATTTTTGACCGTAAACTGCGTGTCGCCTCAGAGGCTGGTGAGCAGTATTTCAGTGTGGATGCGGGGAAGGGCGAGCTGGTGGTGAATGACAGAATAGACAGAGAGGCTTTATGTGGACAAAGCGCCAGCTGTGTGTTGACTCTGCAAGTTGTAATTGATAAACCATTGCAGCTCCATCGAGTTGAAGTGGAATTACAAGACATCAATGATAATTCTCCAAAATTCCCATCGCAAGATTTTATATTAGAAATATCAGAATCGACAGCAGCAGGGGCACGTTTTCCTTTGGAGATTGCGCAAGATCTCGATGTTGGACTTAATTCCGTGAGGTCGTATACCATAAGTAAAGATGACTTTTTTAGCTTAAAGATAAAAGATGTGTCTGGTGGGAGGAAAGTCCCAGAGCTAGTCTTGTCTAAGTCTCTCGACAGGGAGAAAAAGGCAAGACATCAGCTTCAACTAACAGCTCTGGACGGGGGAAACCCTGTGAAATCTGGGACCTCTCTGATAACCGTAAATGTACTTGATATTAATGATCATTTTCCTGTatttgagaaaaatatttacaaagTTTCCATAAGCGAAAACAGTGTACAGGGTGCATCCATCCTTAAACTGACAGCAAGAGATATCGATGAGGGTCCTAATGGAGAAGTAGAGTATTCATTTGGAACGCACATACCAGATATCGTCCTATCTGCGTTTGATATTGATTCATTAACAGGAGAAATACGTCTTATAGGGAAATTAGATTAtgaaacaaatgcaaattatgAAATAGACATCAGCGCAAGAGACAAAGGAACTCCGAGAATGGAGGGGCATTGCACTGTCCATGTAGAAGTGTTAGATGTTAACGATAATGCTCCAAATATATATTTGACCTCGCAACCAAACTCTGTGCCGGAGGACGCACCAAGTGGTACTGTAGTAGCTTTAATTAGTGCCCGAGACCTTGACTCCGGTGATAacggtaaagtgacattacagCTCCCGAAGGGCTCCCCCTTTAACCTGAAACCCTCATTTTCTGATAATTACGCACTGGTTACTGGTGCTGCGTTAGACCGAGAGAGTTTCTCAGAGTATAATATTGAGATAACAGCCACTGATTTaggctctcctcctctgtcgACTAAGAAGACAATACATGTCAATGTTACTGATGTGAATGATAACCCTCCTATATTCACTCAGCCCTCCtataatgtatatttaaaagAGAACGGGGTACCAGGCTCTATACTGTACTCAGTATCAGCATCTGACCTGGATTTTGGTGAAAACGCCAAAATCTCTTACTCTATACTGGACTCTAAAGTGCAGGACGTGTCTGTCTCATCTTATGTTTACATTAACTCAGATAACGGCAGCATCTACAGCATGCACTCGTTTGACTATGAGAAACTCAAGGTGTTTCAGATTCAGGTTCAGGCAAAGGATCAGGGCTCTCCGTCTCTCAGCAGCAACGCCACTGTCCATGTTTTTATCCTGGACCAGAACGACAATGCCCCCGCTGTTATTTACCCCTCCTCCGCCATGGGCTCCCTCTCTCATCAGAGGATGCCCCGCTCCGCTAAAGCGGGTCACCTGGTTACCAAGGTGACGGCCGTGGACGCTGACTCGGGCCATAACGCCTGGATCTCCTACAAAGTGGCGGAGGCCACAGACGCCTCTCTCTTCACTGTCAATCTGTACACAGGGGAGGTGAGGACTAAACGCGCTGTGTCCGAGCAGGACGACTCCTCTCAGAGGCTGCTCATAGAGATCAAGGACGACGGGGAACCGGTCCAGTCCGCCACCGTCACGGTGTCCATCCAGCTGGAGGACGGCCTCCATGAGCCCATCTTAGACCTCCGACAGAAAGCGGCCGAGCCCAGCAAGAAAACTGGCAGAATCACCCTTTATTTGATTCTCTCTCTGGCCTCGGTGTCCGTGCTGTCTCTGGTGACTTTTCTCATCTTAGCGGTCAAATGCATGAGGAACAGCAGAAGCAGCGGTACTTGCTGCATGAGACGGAGCGACTGTGATGATTACAAGAACCCCAACAGAAACCTGCAGATTCAGCTCAACACTGATGGACCTATAAAGTACGTGGAGGTCCTGGGAGGAGACATGTTGTCTCAGAGTCAGTCCTTCAGGTCCTGTATGTCTCCAATGTCAGAGTACAGTGATTTCACTTTGATAAAGCCCAGCAGCACCACTGACTTTAAGGAGGTCATCAGTGTCCTGGATGCGTCTTTGCCCGACAGCACCTGGACCTTTGAGAGCCAGCAGGTGAGCTGA